A DNA window from Naumovozyma dairenensis CBS 421 chromosome 7, complete genome contains the following coding sequences:
- the RHB1 gene encoding putative GTPase RHB1 (similar to Saccharomyces cerevisiae RHB1 (YCR027C); ancestral locus Anc_1.443), with amino-acid sequence MDYSTSYQNIAATAKALQRKVAVLGAKNVGKTTFTVRFVESRFVESYYPTIENHFTKLIRLKNHNFTLEILDTAGQDEVSLLNLKSLVGVKGIILCYNVVNRNSFDLIPIIWDKLVDQLGYDNIPVILVGNKIDLRLNADNRNIVAAEEGEKLANMICSSDKKLRAEFMECSAKDDINIEEAVMLLLKKMEAAEGSGGFDPNSSNKCNIM; translated from the coding sequence ATGGATTATTCAACTTCATATCAAAACATAGCAGCCACAGCTAAGGCACTTCAGAGGAAAGTGGCCGTACTGGGTGCCAAGAATGTCGGGAAGACAACATTTACTGTTCGGTTTGTGGAATCACGATTTGTGGAATCGTACTATCCTACAATTGAGAATCATTTTACTAAACTAATACGACTCAAAAATCATAATTTTACTTTGGAGATATTGGATACAGCTGGCCAAGATGAAGTatctttattgaatttgaaatcacTCGTCGGAGTTAAAGGTATAATACTTTGTTATAATGTTGTCAATAGGAATAGTTTTGATTTGATTCCAATTATATGGGATAAACTAGTAGACCAACTTGGGTATGACAATATTCCCGTGATACTGGTTGGTAATAAGATCGATCTACGACTTAATGCTGATAATAGGAATATAGTCGCCGCAGAAGAAGGTGAGAAATTAGCGAATATGATATGCAGTAGTGATAAGAAATTAAGAGCTGAGTTTATGGAATGTAGTGCCAAAGACGATATCAATATTGAAGAGGCAGTGATGCTAttgttaaagaaaatggaagCTGCAGAAGGTAGCGGTGGATTTGATCCTAATAGTAGTAACAAATGTAATATCATGTAA
- the MAK32 gene encoding Mak32p (similar to Saccharomyces cerevisiae MAK32 (YCR019W); ancestral locus Anc_1.440) produces MKQPILFTTNGMFILDEIHSNMDETFYDVPGGAGTFTMLGATLVLSSITRHSFQEIGWIVDRGKDFPDTMTRLIESWNSGAIFRDDGTRLTTRGLNCYGDNDSRSFQFTTEKKQIGVKDWVGTVCDVTSIQKLRGLHLVCSSIRCNSILDDLAHITDESSGSNLVCIWEPFPDECTVENQKEILKIVQRDERILFSPNIKEAAQLFGLEEPSSLLSCYGIMRIVEKFLKPEDICVLRCGKLGSITSKPSKDPCSDREIIHFPAYHDKDNTKVIDPTGGGNSFLGGFAMGYILTQDLDIANVCANISAGCIIEQVGVPVIDHNNDVKWNGLSFAERLEHYIMVHELNYDIKAIKDKLVHSTYKSS; encoded by the coding sequence ATGAAACAACCGATTCTGTTCACTACAAATGGGATGTTTATCCTCGACGAGATCCATTCTAATATGGATGAAACTTTCTATGATGTGCCTGGAGGAGCTGGGACGTTTACCATGTTAGGCGCCACTTTGGTTCTAAGCTCAATTACTAGACATTCATTTCAAGAGATTGGGTGGATAGTCGATCGAGGAAAGGACTTCCCTGATACCATGACTCGATTGATAGAATCATGGAACTCGGGCGCTATCTTTAGAGATGATGGTACAAGGCTTACTACGAGAGGTTTGAATTGTTACGGTGATAATGACTCCAGGTCATTTCAGTTTACCACAgagaagaaacaaattgGTGTTAAAGATTGGGTAGGAACGGTATGTGATGTTACAAGCATCCAAAAACTTCGAGGACTTCATCTTGTATGTTCCTCAATACGGTGTAACTCTATCCTCGACGATTTGGCGCATATTACAGATGAATCTTCAGGCTCCAATTTAGTGTGCATTTGGGAACCTTTTCCTGATGAATGCACTGTAGAGAatcaaaaagaaattttgaaaatagtACAAAGAGACGAAAGAATCCTATTTTCCCCTAATATTAAAGAAGCTGCCCAGTTGTTCGGATTAGAAGAGCCATCTTCTTTACTAAGTTGTTACGGTATTATGCGTATCGTAGAGAAATTCTTAAAGCCTGAAGATATATGTGTTTTAAGATGCGGTAAATTAGGGAGTATTACCTCAAAACCATCAAAAGACCCTTGTTCCGATAGGGAAATTATACATTTCCCTGCATATCATGATAAGGACAATACTAAGGTTATTGATCCAACGGGAGGAGGAAATTCATTTTTGGGTGGTTTCGCAATGGGCTATATCTTGACTCAAGACTTGGATATCGCAAACGTGTGTGCTAATATTTCAGCTGGCTGTATTATCGAACAAGTTGGTGTACCAGTTATAGATCATAATAACGACGTAAAATGGAATGGTCTGTCATTTGCTGAAAGGTTAGAACATTATATTATGGTTCATGAGCTAAACTATGACATAAAAGCTATAAAGGATAAACTAGTTCACTCTACATACAAAAGTAGCTAG
- the SLM5 gene encoding asparagine--tRNA ligase SLM5 (similar to Saccharomyces cerevisiae SLM5 (YCR024C); ancestral locus Anc_1.449) codes for MLKSTYKCLNISSTLDISKTIAKLPTFDNIVKQIRNNNNTNNNELSSPPSSIPKIQGWIQSMRVMKNVTFIDLTDGSTSTALKVVIPTETTKGNHNTPQKQDPVTVKALKIGQSISITNVLVNKTPNRIQDFELKFTSNSNLNIIGDILPDYPLQKKTQSVKYLRSINPIFKFKTDYFTKQLKFRSFIEYNIHSYLWKSNFIKVTPPIITRNDCEGSNNELFKIVSNTTATKKNANNDITKDVQPEDPYLTVSAQLHLETLLNSTNRTWSLIPCFRAEKSNTTRHLLEFWMLEMEFAFINDLQPLLNFIKDFIIHLTEMAMIENETLLPSYYPPEVDNKDTILKRWESLKNRTNWTTITYDKAINLLLSESRETTNFKFEPKWGNALQSEHEKFLTEKIFNGPVFVTNYPRDCKSFYMKQSSSCSSESRNTHLTVACFDLLVPGMGEIIGGSLREDDPIRLQNEMKRRGMNLNHELDWYLDLRKYGSVPHGGFGLGLERLLSYLFGNHNIRDSIPFPRSAKSQIQL; via the coding sequence ATGCTGAAATCAACCTATAAATGTCTTAACATAAGTAGTACACTggatatttcaaaaactaTTGCAAAATTGCCTACGTTCGATAACATTGTAAAGCAAATAcgtaataataacaatactaataataatgaattatccTCGCCCCCTTCCAGTATACCAAAGATTCAAGGTTGGATCCAATCTATGAGAGTCATGAAAAATGTTACTTTCATTGATTTAACAGATGGTTCTACTTCGACTGCTTTAAAAGTTGTTATACCAACAGAAACAACAAAGGGCAATCACAATACCCCTCAAAAACAAGATCCTGTTACTGTGAAAGCCTTAAAAATAGGTCAAAGTATATCTATAACAAATGTGCTTGTTAACAAAACACCCAATAGAATTCAGGATTTCGAATTAAAATTCacttcaaattcaaacttGAATATCATTGGTGATATACTACCTGATTACCCattacaaaagaaaacacAATCtgtaaaatatttaagaTCAATTAATCcaatatttaaattcaaaactGATTATTTCACtaaacaattgaaatttagATCTTTTATcgaatataatattcattcTTACCTTTGGAAAAGCAATTTCATCAAGGTGACTCCCCCCATAATAACAAGAAATGATTGTGAAGgttcaaataatgaattgtttAAAATAGTCTCAAACACAACAGCTACTAAAAAGAATGcgaataatgatattaccAAGGACGTTCAACCCGAGGATCCATACTTGACTGTATCTGCTCAATTACATTTAGAaactttattaaattcaacGAATCGTACATGGTCATTAATTCCATGCTTTAGAGCAGAAAAAAGTAACACAACCCGTCATTTATTAGAGTTCTGGATGTTAGAAATGGAATTCGCTTTCATTAATGATCTACAACCATTGCTAAACtttattaaagatttcatCATTCATCTAACTGAAATGGCAatgattgaaaatgaaacttTATTACCATCCTATTATCCTCCTGAAGtagataataaagatacTATCTTGAAAAGATGggaatcattgaaaaacCGTACCAATTGGACCACAATAACGTACGATAAAgcaataaatttattactcTCTGAATCAAGAGAAACGACGAACTTCAAATTCGAACCGAAATGGGGGAATGCATTACAATCAGAACATGAAAAATTTTTaactgaaaaaatatttaatggTCCTGTGTTCGTTACTAATTATCCAAGAGATTGTAAATCATTTTACATGAAACAATCCTCTTCATGTTCATCTGAATCGAGAAATACACACCTAACTGTGGCttgttttgatttattgGTGCCAGGTATGGGTGAAATTATTGGTGGTTCATTAAGAGAAGACGATCCAATTAgattacaaaatgaaatgaaaagaagaggcatgaatttgaatcatGAATTAGATTGGTATCTAGATTTACGAAAATATGGTTCTGTGCCACATGGTGGATTTGGATTAGGATTAGAAAGATTactttcttatttattCGGTAATCATAATATTAGAGATTCTATTCCTTTCCCAAGAAGTGCTAAAtctcaaattcaattataa
- the NDAI0G04900 gene encoding Sec7 domain-containing protein (similar to Saccharomyces cerevisiae GEA2 (YEL022W) and GEA1 (YJR031C); ancestral locus Anc_1.455): MSCREHRLALEPTTIIMKEYMNLSSALRSYNRSKQKNIRSASMAAILGNGSEVFLDDDDSTLEIFKNPILNRFNDPLLTELEHLIDTVSRLNSLEDMDSRLLLKPFLFIVNDSSMPRNVTSLALDALLKSLHLDIINKVSRANINTFQEIAISLTHPKFGGPNKTQDEALLLKLIEILELVVDSSFSEYLTDEIMYDILQVVLSLACSNKKTEVLRASAESTMISITTKIFQKLHDFNPTNASGFYLNDEKFTRNSLQYDRFVSRLSSERSNSIANPEATATPENIIINTQESQVPESVKDRVESSLDFDSYISDDDIEDMDKYGMDTFVSFLNLLLTLISTKNSTKHTVSTKILSYKLLTCIIEISGSGFKNNPRLLNIMCDPISKCIFFNIRNSNNISLLHATLQLFTTMIIILGKNLKLQIQLTLQCCLDILSDKINKPIAVKELILENLSLLWTNSSSFFISTFIDYDCNLEHTDLSLGLLNILLKLANPKYSSHMTQYIPPLAIDGLWNFIICVNLFTDNLNDQNSFLNEEEKPIILKDRYRKAEFIKCCEKFNKKPKEGISMLISKGFIISDAENDIADFLFNNNNRMNKKTIGLLLCDPKNVPLLENFIDLFNFKSLRIDEALRVMLSKFRLPGESQQIERIVEAFSSKYVKDQSYNPEELQYCDENLNENVYADENDGVEQDFTKLQPDSDSVFIVSYSIIMLNTDLHNPNIKEHMSFADYSGNLKTCYNKSHDFPREYLWKIYCSIRDKEIVMPEEFDGDVEWFDDVWKNLIVSNTVVTEIHSVPEVNVLDELTTIGLAQLGQEMFKLLGQEMVSCLFNLYTINSNKIFSQKLLKAIKHCSSISSFYNDKDLYHNILHGLLENSCLSAFDNTENHSAVKHAEDSLETDEKDCNEEVNHQLELMPLIQINIEETNSKVVVSPDGIKLGESSKGQNSLLLYFKILSSNSDASLLTKETYSDIIQLIITLFENFLLDPNIFPELQNSWKFEKIPSPNATFEINKSKLNKSLLSTFASYLTGDDNVEPTTEDIEYSMKAMECIKSINIRESIFKNKNIVTPAFVELIIESIQIKKKANYDEEDNYFECELIFLLELSLSLMVVNNFTDQLLDTILNKIEDISANIDDNDLSVHAKRKISNYKLVLITLCKTGGESYLLSLISDDLIRKNEVFNEDYFSTIEGDEFISRILNLFTNKDDFKTKLSQNKDFWKWLKLIGSMRGQSLKVYEVLEQFTREDKKNIMQTDFVLILEIIDEIASSTGGNDMDKLDESAREKAIALSLKAIDLSSTLLKENTFESSNNMETLSLIQLLGHQCLNGYEEIQSHALKSLENSILNHLSIPRDNALTVVEEIIDNGLAPILSIENAADSSELNNVVLRIIGKVYLKYLVEGITTNETYMKILKIFNKFVAEPTIENQLLELILEKQRIEQHDVDTQVEA; encoded by the coding sequence ATGTCATGCAGAGAACATAGGTTGGCTTTAGAGCCAACaacgataataatgaaagaatACATGAATTTATCGAGTGCATTAAGGAGTTATAACAGAAGCaaacagaaaaatataCGATCTGCCAGTATGGCAGCAATTCTAGGGAACGGCAGCGAAGTGtttcttgatgatgatgattcaaCTTTAGAGATATTTAAGAACCCCATTTTGAATAGATTTAATGATCCACTGCTGACAGAATTGGAACATCTAATTGACACTGTAAGTCGTTTAAACTCCTTAGAAGATATGGACTCTCGATTACTATTAAAACCATTTTTGTTCATAGTTAATGACAGTTCTATGCCGAGAAATGTTACATCATTGGCATTAGATGCATTACTAAAGAGTTTGCATTTggatataataaataaagtGTCGAGGGCTAACATTAATACCTTCCAAGAAATAGCAATTTCATTAACTCATCCTAAGTTTGGAGGTCCTAACAAGACCCAAGATGAAGCTCTTCTACTGAAGTTAATTGAAATCTTGGAACTGGTTGTTGACTCATCATTTTCAGAGTATTTGACTGATGAAATCATGTACGATATTTTACAAGTGGTTCTATCCTTAGCATGCAGTAATAAGAAGACTGAAGTCCTTAGAGCGTCTGCAGAATCTACGATGATATCAATCACCAccaaaattttccaaaaattacATGACTTTAATCCAACCAATGCATCAGGGTTCTATCTTAACGATGAGAAATTTACCAGAAACAGCCTACAATATGACAGGTTTGTTTCTCGTCTAAGTAGTGAAAGAAGCAATTCCATTGCAAATCCTGAAGCAACGGCAACCCCAGAAAACATAATTATTAATACCCAAGAATCACAAGTCCCCGAATCTGTGAAAGACCGTGTCGAAAGCTCTCTTGACTTCGATTCATATATATCTGATGACGATATCGAAGACATGGATAAATACGGTATGGATACTTTTGTCAGTTTTCTGAATTTATTACTTACATTAATTTCTACAAAAAACAGTACAAAACATACAGTATCCACAAAAATTCTCAGTTATAAACTCCTAACATGtatcattgaaatatcAGGATCGggtttcaaaaataatcCAAGGCTTTTAAACATAATGTGTGATCCAATATCCAAAtgcatatttttcaatattcgAAACTCGAATAACATCTCCCTACTGCACGCAACATTACAGTTATTTACTacaatgataataattctggggaagaatttgaaattacaaattcAGTTGACATTGCAATGTTGTTTAGATATCCTTTCTgacaaaataaataagcCTATAGCAGTTAAAGAACTTATTCTCGAGAACCTTTCCTTATTATGGACCAATTCCTCTTCATTCTTTATTTCTACATTTATAGATTACGATTGCAATCTGGAACATACTGATCTTTCATTAggtttattaaatattttgctAAAATTAGCAAATCctaaatattcttcacACATGACTCAATATATACCGCCTCTAGCGATTGACGGCTTATGgaatttcattatatgTGTTAACCTCTTCACAGATAACTTAAATGACCAAAATTCCTTTctaaatgaagaagaaaaaccAATTATTTTAAAGGATAGATATCGTAAAGctgaatttattaaatgttGTGAGAAGTTTAACAAGAAACCAAAAGAAGGAATCTCAATGTTGATTTCTAAAGGTTTCATTATATCCGACGCGGAAAACGACATTGCTGATTTCTTGtttaacaataataaccGTATGAATAAGAAGACAATTGGATTGTTACTATGTGATCCAAAGAATGTACCTTTGCTagaaaattttattgatttgtTCAATTTTAAATCGTTAAGGATTGACGAGGCCTTGAGAGTTATGctttcaaaatttagaTTACCTGGTGAATCGCAACAGATTGAGAGGATCGTGGAGGCATTCTCATCGAAATATGTTAAAGATCAAAGTTATAATCCGGAGGAGTTGCAATATTGTGATGAAAATCTAAACGAAAATGTATATGCTGATGAGAATGATGGGGTAGAGCAGGATTTTACCAAATTGCAACCCGATTCAGATTCAGTTTTTATCGTGAGTTATTCGATAATTATGTTAAATACTGATTTACATAATCCAAACATAAAGGAGCATATGTCATTTGCTGATTATTCAGGTAATTTGAAGACATGCTATAATAAAAGTCATGATTTCCCAAGAGAATACTtatggaaaatttattgTTCGATCAGAGATAAAGAGATTGTTATGCCTGAAGAATTTGATGGCGATGTAGAATGGTTCGACGATGTATGGAAAAATCTAATAGTTTCCAACACAGTTGTCACAGAAATCCATTCAGTACCAGAGGTGAATGTGTTGGACGAGCTGACGACAATTGGATTAGCACAATTAGGGCAAGAAATGTTCAAACTATTGGGTCAAGAGATGGTAAGttgtcttttcaatttatatACAATTAACTCAAATAAGATATTTTCCCAAAAACTATTAAAAGCTATTAAACATTGCTCGTCTATTTCTTCCTTTTACAATGATAAAGACTTATATCACAATATTCTGCATGGTTTATTGGAAAATAGCTGTTTATCAGCATTTGATAATACCGAAAATCATTCAGCAGTTAAGCATGCTGAAGACTCTCTTGAAACCGATGAGAAAGATTGCAACGAAGAAGTCAATCATCAGTTAGAATTGATGCCCTTGatacaaataaatattgaagaaacaaattcTAAAGTAGTAGTGAGTCCAGACGGGATAAAACTTGGTGAGTCGTCTAAGGGTCAAAATTCGCTCCTTCTATACTTCAAgattctttcttcaaattcagATGCATCTTTACTAACCAAAGAAACCTATAGtgatattattcaattaataataacgcTTTTTGAGAATTTCTTGTTAGATCCTAATATTTTCCcagaattacaaaattccTGGAAGTTCGAAAAGATACCTTCTCCCAATGCAACttttgaaatcaataaatctaaattgaataaaagtTTGTTATCTACATTTGCATCTTACTTGACAGGCGATGATAACGTGGAACCAACAACGgaagatattgaatattcaaTGAAAGCAATGGAATgtattaaatcaattaatatcCGAGaatcaattttcaaaaataaaaacattGTTACTCCAGCATTCGTAGaattaattattgaatccatccaaataaagaagaaggcaAATTATGATGAAGAGGATAACTATTTTGAATGTGAATTGATATTTCTATTAGAATTATCCTTGTCGTTAATGGTTGTTAATAACTTTACAGatcaattattagataccatattgaataaaatagaagatATTTCGGCCAATATTGATGACAATGATTTATCAGTACATGcaaaaagaaagatatcTAATTATAAACTCGTATTGATTACATTATGTAAAACAGGTGGAGAATCTTacttattatcattaataagCGATGACTTAATAAGGAAGAACGAGGTATTTAATGAAGATTATTTCAGCACCATTGAAGGAGATGAATTTATCAGCAGAATTCTAAACTTGTTTacaaataaagatgatttcAAGACGAAACTATCTCAAAACAAAGATTTTTGGAAATGGTTGAAGCTAATTGGTTCCATGAGAGGACAGTCGCTGAAAGTGTATGAAGTTTTGGAACAATTTACACGAGAAGATAAGAAAAACATCATGCAAACAGACTTTGTTTTAATCttggaaattattgatgaaattgcTTCTTCAACGGGGGGGAATGATATGGATAAACTGGATGAATCTGCTAGAGAAAAAGCCATTGCATTGTCTTTGAAGGCTATCGATCTTTCTTCCACATTATTAAAGGAGAATACATTCGAAAGTTCCAATAACATGGAAACATTATCTTTAATTCAGCTACTTGGACATCAATGTTTGAATGGATATGAAGAAATCCAATCTCATGCATTGAAGTCTTTGGAAAATTCTattttaaatcatttatcGATACCAAGAGATAACGCACTGACTGTGgttgaagaaattattgataatgGACTGGCACCGATATTAAGCATTGAGAATGCGGCCGATAGCTCTGAATTGAATAACGTCGTATTAAGAATAATTGGAAAAGTATACTTGAAATATTTGGTAGAAGGTATTACAACTAATGAAACGTACATGAAAatcttgaaaatatttaataaatttgttgCTGAGCCAACGATCGAGAACCAGTTACTGGAGTTAATCCTGGAAAAACAAAGGATAGAACAACATGACGTTGATACTCAAGTCGAGGCCTGA
- the NPP1 gene encoding nucleotide diphosphatase/phosphodiesterase NPP1 (similar to Saccharomyces cerevisiae NPP1 (YCR026C) and NPP2 (YEL016C); ancestral locus Anc_1.444) — translation MNNSEEVDQLSTAPNNEPMPLTPDPPGGSTNGHTPALETENIPPTDQETRELRPSFETNDSDSDLNVDTEDYVNAFRSTPMTRSSSRFQPRKLWNNVKYWWWHQNNRSQRRQFFKSNRNHDSELNARGIPLYDLDTNGDPISDDEANYEFDDEFRIDDYPMSKRYTSKNFLQKFIPIAILVSLLIYLLVKIIHHPLMTNLNGSSRIKYLDKKRLKKFDPYIKYNNGTMDFYPITLVLSISGFHPSLISLKNTPFLHGLYSLDLKDFFNITMSPFMIPSFPTEPLSNYYSIVTGKYPSNHGIFANSLDHLFDTATSGTTAELSGDADVINKKKIPKVAGDSSRRPNFDVNNDTIWSLIPNAYENNDSFKVAMNNWPILNDYNDTFTLPYYYEENDLISIESNDPDDKNKNKKESKKKNKNRKKQDVDLDDILDDIVSNFDMDDIDERPQLIMEVIDDLMEYVKLNGYLIGDEEFDSLLGNIDYLIEQIFEKLQDRNLLEFTNVLLLSENGIRDVPISNTKSNNNNNNDDDDDDDDDATLGNVIIWDDILNKNKQKLISHVVHDEQSSIFRVFVKNNENINEIYHDLKMFFNYTAIPHGINNSHNETTNLLQQDDAKKTSNKREHFNIYLNGNFPRSYKFNHIFSYDELDNKEMTDSIWILPDPGYSIMAKERYGNLVKLKKKNNKKKGKKKTSSIYEKNKMNIGLYGYDNEDIDMRSLFIGVGPSFNNGSIIPVFHNIEVFNIICEICGVSNKEMIEFSHNGVNADLNFIYDHIFSDELPKEKQESNTKDNVKEDDNDTASMILNNPGFIRVKNDDFLYLANRFGNYSTYNVLWGGYPEYVEDIMEDDVEDGEEQSDDDDEVDEEDQSDEYDNEINAEYSSSTTSSTSSSRSSSSSSSSFTRSTRTVMKSKAMTNSRKTSTSSSLTTTKGKTKTKITTTTTAAPLLDIGKEWFNELIHDGKELFDDGRELIQSVVGEIEDQF, via the coding sequence atgaataatagTGAAGAAGTTGACCAACTTTCAACTGCCCCGAATAACGAACCAATGCCTTTAACACCTGACCCTCCAGGAGGAAGTACAAATGGTCATACACCAGCACTAGAAACAGAAAACATTCCTCCTACTGACCAGGAAACCCGTGAGCTACGACCTAGTTTTGAAACTAATGATAGTGATAGTGATCTTAATGTTGATACTGAGGATTACGTGAATGCCTTTAGGTCAACTCCCATGACACGATCATCGTCACGATTCCAGCCGAGGAAACTTTGGAATAATGTAAAATATTGGTGGTGGcatcaaaataatagaagTCAGAGGCGTCAGTTTTTCAAATCGAACAGAAATCATGACTCTGAGCTTAATGCAAGAGGTATACCGTTATATGACCTTGATACTAATGGCGACCCCATTAGTGACGACGAAGCTAATTATGAgtttgatgatgaatttagaATAGATGATTACCCAATGAGTAAAAGGTACACCTCAAAGAACTTCTTGCAGAAATTCATTCCAATAGCAATCTTGGTAAGTCtgttaatttatttattagttaAAATAATCCACCATCCTTTAATGACTAATCTGAATGGATCATCAAGAATTAAATATCTCGACAAGAAGAGactaaaaaaatttgatccatatataaaatataataatgggACAATGGATTTCTATCCAATTACATTAGTTCTTTCCATATCTGGTTTCCATCCATCATTGATTTCACTGAAAAACACGCCGTTTTTACATGGATTATACTCACTAGATCTGaaagattttttcaatattacaATGTCCCCATTCATGATACCAAGTTTCCCTACTGAACCACTTTCTAATTACTACTCCATTGTGACGGGTAAATATCCATCTAATCATGGTATATTTGCAAATTCATTAGatcatttatttgataCCGCAACCTCTGGAACCACTGCTGAACTTAGTGGTGATGCAGATGTTattaacaagaaaaaaattccCAAGGTGGCTGGTGATTCATCAAGGAGACCCAATTTTGatgttaataatgatacaatTTGGTCACTTATCCCTAATGCATATGAGAATAATGATTCATTCAAAGTAGCAATGAATAATTGGCCAATTTTAAATGATTATAATGATACTTTCACTTTGccatattattatgaagaaaatgatttgatttctaTTGAATCTAATGATCCTGATGAcaagaataagaataagaaggaatcgaaaaagaaaaataagaatagGAAGAAACAAGATGTTGATTTGGATGATATTTTGGATGATATAGTTAGTAATTTTGACATGGATGATATCGATGAAAGGCCGcaattaataatggaaGTTATTGATGATCTTATGGAATACGTTAAACTGAATGGATATCTGATtggtgatgaagaatttgattCTTTGTTGGGTAATATTGATTACTTAATTGAACAAATATTcgaaaaattacaagatcgaaatttattagaatttACTAatgtattgttattaagTGAAAACGGTATTCGTGATGTTCCAATATCTAACACTAAgagcaataataataataataatgatgatgatgatgatgatgatgatgatgccACACTGGGGAATGTGATAATATGGGATGATATAttgaacaaaaataaacaaaaattaatatctCATGTTGTTCACGACGAGCAAAGTTCAATTTTCCGGGTATTTGTTAAAAATAACgaaaatatcaatgaaatatatcatGATTTAAAAATGTTTTTCAACTATACAGCGATTCCTCATGGGATAAATAACTCTCATAACGAAACTACTAACTTATTACAACAAGATGATGCCAAGAAAACATCTAATAAGAGGGAGcattttaatatatatttgaatggGAACTTCCCACGAAGCTATAAATTCAATCATATTTTCAGttatgatgaattagataataaagaGATGACTGATTCCATTTGGATTCTACCCGATCCTGGATATTCTATTATGGCAAAAGAAAGGTATGGAAATTTagtaaaattaaaaaagaagaataacaagaaaaaagggaaaaagaaaacttcTAGTATttatgaaaagaataaGATGAATATTGGATTATACGgatatgataatgaagatatcgATATGAGATCACTATTTATTGGAGTTGGACCATCATTTAACAATGGCAGTATTATCCCTGTCTTTCATAATATTGAGgtttttaatataatatgtGAAATTTGTGGTGTATCGAATAAGGAAATGATTGAATTTTCGCACAATGGAGTCAATGCTGATctgaattttatttatgATCATATATTCAGTGATGAACTGCCAAAGGAAAAACAAGAATCCAACACTAAAGACAACGTGAAAGAGGATGATAACGATACAGCAAGTatgatattaaataatccGGGGTTCATTAGAGTCAAGAATGATGATTTTCTGTATTTAGCCAATAGATTTGGAAATTACAGTACTTATAATGTCTTATGGGGTGGATATCCAGAGTATGTGGAAGATATCATGGAGGATGATGTAGAAGATGGAGAAGAACAAAGTGACGACGATGACGAAGTGGATGAAGAAGACCAAAGTGACGAGTATGACAATGAAATAAACGCTGAATATTCAAGTAGTACTACCAGTAGTACCAGTAGCTCCCGgagcagcagcagcagcagcagcagcttTACAAGGAGTACTCGGACGGTGATGAAGTCAAAGGCGATGACAAATAGTAGAAAGACTTCaacttcatcttcattaacAACGACAAAAGGTAAAACTAAGACCAAAATAACGACAACAACCACGGCAGCACCGTTATTGGATATTGGTAAAGAATGGTTTAATGAACTGATACATGATggtaaagaattatttgacGATGGTAGAGAACTGATACAAAGTGTCGTCggagaaattgaagatcaATTTTAA